The following coding sequences lie in one Rutidosis leptorrhynchoides isolate AG116_Rl617_1_P2 chromosome 4, CSIRO_AGI_Rlap_v1, whole genome shotgun sequence genomic window:
- the LOC139839596 gene encoding uncharacterized protein — translation MGVETQKPRWGELEEEETDYDFLLPPKQVIGPDEHGMKKVIEYKFNDEGNRVKITTNIRVRKLANTQLSKRAVERRSWLKFGDAVHEDVGARLTMVSTEEIIFERPRAPGTKAEDSNASGDPLAQMSKGGAVLMVCRTCGKKGDHWTSKCPYKDLAQPTETFVENPTPADSPAIGTSGPTKGSYVPPSMRAGAVRPTAGADMRRRNDENSVRVNNLSEDTREPDLLELFRPFGNVSRVYVAMDQKTGMSRGFGFVNFVRREEGERAIAKLNGYGYDNLILSVEWAAPRAN, via the exons ATGGGCGTCGAAACTCAAAAACCTAGATGGGGCGaactcgaagaagaagaaactgatTACGATTTTTTGTTACCACCAAAACAAGTAATCGGACCTGATGAACACGGAATGAAGAAAGTGATCGAATACAAGTTTAACGATGAAGGTAACCGTGTTAAGATTACTACTAATATTCGTGTCCGTAAGCTTGCTAATACTCAGCTTAGTAAACGCGCTGTTGAAAGACGTTCATGGCTTAAATTTGGTGATGCGGTTCATGAAGATGTTGGTGCTAGGCTTACCATGGTTTCTACTGAAGAAATTATCTTTGAAAGACCTAGGGCTCCAG GTACCAAAGCTGAAGACTCGAATGCATCTGGAGATCCATTGGCTCAAATGTCAAAAGGAGGTGCAGTTCTTATGGTTTGCAGGACTTGTGGGAAAAAAGGTGACCACTGGACTTCAAAATGTCCCTACAAGGATCTGGCCCAGCCCACTGAAACATTTGTCGAGAACCCGACCCCTGCTGACTCACCCGCCATCGGTACTTCGGGTCCCACCAAAGGATCATATGTCCCGCCCTCCATGCGTGCAGGTGCAGTGAGACCCACTGCCGGTGCTGACATGAGACGCAGGAACGATGAGAACTCTGTTCGGGTCAATAACCTATCTGAGGATACTCGTGAgcctgatttgttggagctgttcaGACCATTTGGGAACGTGTCTCGTGTTTATGTTGCTATGGATCAAAAGACTGGAATGAGCCGAGGGTTTGGGTTTGTTAATTTCGTAAGAAGGGAAGAAGGTGAGAGAGCTATTGCTAAACTCAATGGGTATGGTTATGATAACCTTATCTTGAGTGTTGAATGGGCTGCCCCCAGAGCAAATTAG
- the LOC139840650 gene encoding probable pectate lyase 18: protein MSLSKCTNLVIYMLFTSLSFTLAFIPHQHPDPEAIVLQLQRKVNESITSRRRLIETNTIFAQSKDLTPCQTGNPVDDCWRCDPNWANDRQRLADCAIGFGQGAMGGKGGRTYVVTDPSDGDPTNPTPGTLRHAVIQSEPLWIIFANDMHINLKNELIVSSSKTIDGRGAIVHVTGKGCIVIENVGNIIIHGLYVHDCEPSDKAKIRVSPTDVVGRGKSDGDGLTIRGVRNLWIDHCSFARCTDGLVDITEGSTAVTVTNSYFTEHDKVMLLGHSDDYLADAGMQVTVAFNHFGKGLVERMPRCRHGYFHVVNNDYTEWQLYAIGGSAAPTINCQGNRFVAMPNAHKEVTKRMETKGDEWKGWNWRSDGDLMVNGAFFVPSGDLYSVQYAKASSVPPMSAYLINQLTMHAGVLLGAPTEITPPGGGPVITPPVDGQPNNGNPNIPPGTIPPPDDGSNGYNPGMMPPGGGGCIPGNGQGGGGDPGMIPGLGGGGGGGYGYSQGSPPPMVLQGCGPGIIPYCGGPGSRRISGGSGSIQTMAHSSMLVTIFLFSFLVLSLQHYSSVLLPLY, encoded by the exons ATGTCTCTAAGTAAATGCACTAATCTCGTAATCTACATGCTTTTTACATCTCTATCCTTTACATTGGCATTTATACCTCATCAACATCCTGATCCTGAAGCCATTGTTCTGCAACTACAAAG GAAAGTAAATGAGTCAATCACCTCCAGAAGACGATTAATTGAAACAAACACGATTTTCGCTCAATCAAAAGATCTAACTCCTTGTCAGACAGGAAACCCGGTTGACGATTGTTGGCGATGCGACCCGAATTGGGCCAATGACCGTCAACGTCTAGCCGATTGTGCCATTGGATTTGGCCAGGGTGCAATGGGTGGCAAAGGAGGCCGTACCTACGTCGTCACTGACCCATCTGACGGTGACCCAACCAACCCGACTCCAGGTACATTACGACACGCTGTCATACAATCCGAGCCTTTATGGATCATATTCGCCAACGACATGCACATAAATCTAAAAAACGAGCTCATCGTCAGCAGCTCAAAAACAATCGATGGCCGTGGAGCCATTGTGCACGTGACAGGGAAAGGGTGCATTGTGATCGAGAACGTTGGAAACATCATCATTCACGGGCTTTACGTTCACGATTGTGAACCGTCCGATAAGGCTAAGATACGGGTGAGTCCAACTGATGTTGTCGGAAGAGGGAAATCGGATGGTGACGGTTTGACGATCAGGGGGGTAAGGAATTTGTGGATTGACCATTGTTCTTTTGCCAGGTGTACGGACGGATTAGTGGATATAACGGAAGGATCAACCGCCGTGACAGTAACCAATTCGTATTTCACTGAGCATGATAAGGTCATGTTATTAGGTCATTCTGATGACTATTTAGCCGATGCCGGTATGCAG GTGACAGTAGCGTTCAATCACTTTGGAAAAGGGCTCGTCGAGAGGATGCCTAGATGCCGACATGGGTATTTTCATGTTGTTAACAACGATTATACCGAATGGCAGTTGTATGCCATTGGTGGGAGCGCAGCTCCCACCATTAACTGTCAAGGAAATAGATTTGTTGCAATGCCTAATGCTCACAAAGAG GTGACGAAGAGAATGGAGACGAAGGGTGATGAATGGAAGGGGTGGAATTGGAGGTCAGATGGAGACTTGATGGTTAACGGTGCATTTTTCGTGCCTTCGGGTGATTTGTACAGCGTTCAGTACGCAAAGGCTTCTAGTGTCCCACCGATGTCAGCATACCTCATAAACCAACTAACTATGCATGCAGGTGTCCTCTTAGGTGCTCCGACTGAGATTACACCACCTGGTGGTGGTCCTGTGATCACACCACCAGTTGATGGTCAACCAAATAATGGTAACCCTAACATTCCTCCAGGAACCATACCACCACCTGATGACGGCAGCAATGGCTACAATCCAGGTATGATGCCGCCAGGTG GTGGAGGTTGTATTCCAGGGAACGGACAAGGTGGTGGTGGTGATCCTGGGATGATTCCAGGCCttggcggtggtggtggtggtggttatggGTATTCACAAGGATCACCGCCTCCTATGGTGCTACAAGGTTGTGGGCCCGGGATAATACCTTATTGTGGTGGTCCTGGCAGTAGAAGAATTTCAGGTGGATCTGGAAGCATTCAAACAATGGCACACTCATCAATGCTAGTCACCATCTTTCTGTTTTCATTCCTTGTATTATCACTTCAACATTACTCTAGTGTTCTACTTCCATTATATTAA